From Mucilaginibacter gotjawali:
GGTTGGGGGACAGTGTGTAGGAGATTTTGATTGGCCTACTCAACCATTCGTTCTTTCAGGAATGTTAAGGCTATATTTTTTACCCCTTTACTTATAAACGAAAAACCCCAGCACTAAGAAGGATCAATGCCGTCATAGATCCAATAAACAAAATGAAATACAGATATGCAGTTTTATGAGCTAAGTTGAAAGTAAGCCTGCCACTTCTTACCCCTGTCGATACATAATTGTACGGTTCGGGATCATTTGGATCATAACAGAATATTCCCCATTTCCATGGCCGCTGTCCTTGGTTTTCATTTTTTTCCATTGTTATAAATTTACCGTCAATATCCTGTAAATATAATATATTGGCAGCGACGGTTACAATGCCCTATTGGCGCCTACTTAACAGGGTCACGGTTCTCCAGGATATATTTTCCTTTTTGGCAACCATACCGCGTCCATTCAAGCGAAAAAACGGCCTGAAAGCATACAGTTAAACGGCATGTTTAATTGATTAATTGTGTTTTTACTGTTCCTGGAAAATATAAAAAACGCGAATCTTTTACCAGGCCTCGCCGGAATAGCTCAATCAACTCATCCTCCCGAAGACTTCCTGATATACAGCTTCGACTTCAATACATGCTGCTTCTTTTGTATAGGCAGCCCTTTTGATTCCAGCTCATCAAACAATAGGCTGGCCGCTTTGCTGCCGAGCTCAAAGGCGGGTTGTGTTATGGTAGACAGCGGCGGGTTCAAAAGAGGGGCTATGTGCAGGCTGGAGAAACTGATCACTTTCAGGTCGCGTGGGATATCAATATTCAGGTCGTGGCAAACGTAGTAAGTGGCAAAGGCAAGGCGCTCCACCGAGCTGAAAATGCCATCGGGCTTAAGCTCTTCCAGCACCTTCTTCAGGATGCCGTAGTTCACCTTTTCATCGTTGCTGCAATCTATAACCAGTTCGTCATTAAACGGGATGCCATGCTTCTGCAAGGCATCAATATAACCCTGCATACGTACCTTACCGATGGAAATACTTTTGTTTACTACGAGGTAGGCTATTCTTTTGCAGCCGGTATCAATTAAGTGTTCGGTAGCTGCAAAGCTGCTGTCGTAGTCATTGGTAATTACTTTGGCGGCCTCAATATCTTCGTAAACACGGTCGAAAAACACCACGGGGATGTTTTTCTGTTCCAGCTGGCGGAGGTAGTTGTGGTCATTTGCTTCGCCGGATACCGACATGATGATACCATCCACCTTGCCGTTGTTCAGGTAATTGATAAATGATACTTCTTTCTCAAAAACATCATCGGTGCGGTAAAGTAAAATGTAAAACCCTTTTTTTCGCGCTATTTCCTCGATCCCGTTAATGGCCTGGGCGAAAAAATCATTCGCGATCTCGGGAACGATGACAGCCAGCGTCCTGCTTTTTTTATCACGAAGGTTGCTGGCATAATGGTTGGGTAAAAAATTATGCTCTTTCGCGAATGCCAGTATCCTTTCTTTGGTGTCCTTGTTAATATCCGGGCTGCCATTAAAAGCCCTTGAAATAGTTGATGTTGAAATATTTAATTTCTTAGCCAGTATTTTAATATTAATATTATCCATTTTAGGGTATTGGTTATTCGCTCATCAAATGTAATAAAATCAGGGTATTGTGTTTTAACTGAATTTTAATATTCTTAAACAGAATAAAATAAGGTTTATTGCCTTTATGGCAGCGTGTTATATTAATAAATATAAAAAGTGGCATAAGCTTTGCACAACTACAGGCAGCAATGGATATCATAGTGAAGAAGATATTAATAGTTGAAGAGAATCCGTTAATGATGGAGGTTATGACCTATATCCTGATCAATTACGGATATGAGGTGTTTGCACTTTCAAATGGAAATGAAGTTTTCAAGTTTATCAAGAACAATCAACCCGACCTTGTGATTCTTGATGACGTTTTACATGGGATTAACGGGCGAGAGATATGTCAGCTGATCAAGCTGAATAAAACAACCAGTAACCTGCCGGTTATTATGTGTTCGGGAGATGATTACTTCGACGAAGATCTGACACAAAAGGGCTGTCCTGATGACGTACTGCACAAACCGTTCGACATTACCAGCCTGGTCGAAATGGTTGCTTACCAACTGGCAGCTTAATTTATTTCCTTAGGCATTAACAAAATAACAATACCAAAACACCGTCCTACAAGAAAAAATTTCAATTCTTAATATTGAATCGTCATTTATCTCTAAAAGCTTTCGGTCTACTGATTTTAAGCAGTTAACAACAGCTGAATTGGTCGATTTACGGCGGATAAGCCTCCTCCCCGTTCCGCAAGCGCCCTCGCTTGTGTTCGATCGATAGGAGGTATTACAATTTTTATTGGTAGAACTTGTCAGACTTTGTTCTCTTACTCCAACAAAGTCTCCGATATACATTTCATATCCTCCGAGATTTGTCCAGTTCCGTCTGTCTTTAACGCGCAGCGCGAGCCGCACTCGAACCTTTTGAAATAGGAAAAACCTAAAACTTCCTCAGTTCTTTTGCTTCTTTTCTTGCAAGAAAAGAAGTTCGGGCCATTGAACCTTATAACAGAATTATGTTAAGTAAATTGCATTGAAGATATTTTTCTAATTCTTAATACTTGGCTTAATATCAAAATATTACCGGTCGTTCGGACGCGGTCAATAGTCTTAAATCCGCTAAAAAGGGGTTCGAAAAGCTTCCCCTAGGGGCTGCGGTAAGGTATGAGGTCATCGACCGAATGGCGAAAATGACCCGGAAAAATGGCGGATCATTGGAGTAAGACGACTTGTCGCTTCATGAATTTGATAACTATAATCACGAACAATTGTGTAAAAAATCTTAATTTGGCTGTACTGATGTATTAACCTGATGTCAGCACAACGGTTGGGCATCATGTTATAAGGCCACAAAAAATTATAGAAGTTAAAAATATATGATGCGGAGACTACTTCTTGTTATGCTATTTGCGTGTACGAGTACACGGATTTTTTCCCAGCAACTGATTCCATTTAGTATAAGTGGTAAATTTAATTCAGATACGGTAGAAGGGAAAATGTACCTAATGTACGAGATAGACGGAAATGGAAAAATGGATAGTAGCTTTATTAAAAAGGGAGCCTTTTCCTTTTCAGGAAATATTATACACCCGGAATTTGCGATTTTAGCCTTCAATAACAGGAGAGCCGACCTTTTTCTGTCCCCAAAACCAATGACCGCGTTGTTTAAGAATTCTCAGCTTAAAGAGCCGGAAATTACTAGCTCACAAAGTGATTCAGAGTTTAGGGAAATAGAAAAAAGTTTGCTTAAAATAAATAAACGCTGGCAAACAGTGTTAGATACTCTTGATGTAGTTAGTAAAAGAAGCCTTACGAGTTTTCAGGAATTAAGAGATTGGGTATTGCTCCCATATTTTGAAGAGTGCAGAGAGGCCTATCTTGATTTTTTTGCCAGACATCGGCAATCATTTGTTACGGCTTATTATCTATCGCAAAATGCAATAGAAATGAACCAGGGAGTTTTTCCTATTGATTCTTTACAGGCTTATTATGATAGATTTGCTGCGCCAATAAAAAATAGTTGGTACGGAAAAAAAATTTCCGAAGAACTTATAAGGAGGAGGATTGCTGTTCCCGGAACAGCAGCATTTGATTTCACCCGGGCCGACAAAAACGGGCAAAAACTGTCCTTGTCATCTTTTCGGGGAAAATATGTTTTACTTGATTTTTGGGGAAGCTGGTGCGTTCCGTGCAGAAAAGGCAATCCACATTTAAAAGAGCTTTATTCTCGCTATAAAGACAAAGGCTTTGATATTATTGGTATTGCCAAAGATGATCATACAAAAGATGCTTGGCTAAAAGCAATTAGAACGGATGGGCTTCCATGGCATCATGTTTTATGTGACAGTCTTGACGTAATGTATAACATTACATCTTATCCAACTAAAATACTGCTTGATACAAAAGGAACAATAATCGGGCGTTTTGGCGAAGAAGAAGCAGGGCTTGATAAACTACTGATTTCGATTTTTAACTAAACGCATTAGTGTGAGCCCATAAGGGAATCGAACCCTGCTTACAAACTCCTAATTAAAACGCCAAACGGCGCAAGTCCTCTAGAAAATAGTTCGAGAAATGCCCAGCTTGGGCTCAACTCGATTATCAGCCTGAAACAGGATCGAACTAATCTATCGAGAAGAAATCTTAAAGCCTGATCGAGGCAATGATAAATGGACAGATGGGGCTTGGTATAGTGCCAGCCAAAGCGAAATTCAACAACTTTGACCTGGTTATCCAAGGTGATAATTGTATCAATTTAAACGTTGGCCATGGGTATAGTAAAACAAAATTCCGTTCCAACATCCCTTACGCTGTCAACCCAAATAGTTCCTTTGCATTTTTCAACCAGATCTTTACAAAACAACAGGCCCATCCCCGTGCCTGATTCGTTATTGGTACCAATATGGCTGTCAACTTTTGCCTTGAATAATTTATTGCATTCTTCAGTACTCATTCCAATACCGTTATCCTTTACACTAATGGTAATAAATTGATGGTCTTTCTTAACGGATACAGCAATTATGCTCTGCTTTCTCGAAAATTTAATGGCATTAGTGATCAGGTTACGTGTTACTATCCGAATCGAATCCGGATCTGCCCATGCAATGATATCTTCGGGAACATTAAGTATTAATTTAATATCCTTTTGTGCAGCCTGTTCGCTCAGGTGGCTTTTCTCTTTGGTGATGATTTCCTTAACCGGGAACTGCCGGATGGCATTTTCAAAGTTCTCCATTTGGGTATTTATCCAAAACAATAAAGTGTCAAGGAAGTCGGAAGTGTAGTTCAATTTTTTACTACCGAGGGGATTAAGTTGAGCATCTCATGGGTTGAAATGTTATCATCCTGGAACAGATCAAATATTCCCCTCAAACTACTTAACGGGCCTCTTAAATCGTGCGCCAGTATGGCTATCAGTCGGTCCTTCAGGGTATTAAGGGTATTTAATTTATTGGCATGTTCTTTTAGTTTTTCATTTTGCCTGGCAATCTGGTTTTCATGATTTGTTAGTTCCGTAATATCCTGCATCGCCCCGATCATTCGGATGCCCACACCCTTTTCATCCCGGATGACTATCCCCTTATCCAACACAATAGCATATTCGCCATTGGCCTTTCTGAACCGGTATTTTTCTGTCCAGTGTGTCATACTGCCATATTTAACCGGATCGGCATAAAGTACCACCCTTTCCCTGTCATCCGGATGAACATGTTGGGCAAAAAAACGCATGTCGCCGGAGTTTATGCCCGGCGTATGGCCAAACGATTTCTTTATATTTCCGGAATAATAAACCTCATTGGTTTCTAAGTTCCAATCCCAGATAATATCTGTGGTAGCTTCGGTCACGTATTCAAAACGCTCAATGCTTTTTTCTAATGAATGGAGCGTATCCGATTCTACTGCTACGGTCTCGGTATTTATTTTACGGCCGGTACAAAACATTACCTCCTCTTCCGGCATCCATGATGCAGACCATGAAACCGTACCGCCCAACCCGCTTTTTCCTCCAAAATCATTATCAAACACGGTACTGTTACCTTCATAAATAGCTTTCCTTAATAAGCCGGCATTGTCTGAATGAAACCATTCACTGATATGTTTACCCCTGAGTGCCTGCTTTTCAAATCCATATAATTTCTCAACGCCGTTGCTGGCCATAATAACGTTCAACTGCCTGTCGAATAAACAAAGTAACTCGGGCGAATTATTGATTATTTGGTAACCGCAGGTATTTTTATCATTCATTTTACGTAAAATTTAGTGGAAATTTCAGCCCGACCATAGCAATTGCCGGTTTATTCAGACACAAAGTGAAAAAATAAAGCATAATCGTTAATTCCCGACATTTTTATTAAAAAATTGCAATAAAATTGTTCTATGTTTTAATATATTTCTATATTTTATCAAAATAAACAAAATATTTTAATGTTTTTTTGATGTTTTGTTAAAACATTGTCCTTTATACTCAAATATTATTCAAAAAGTTATTGTAAAACTTTAATATGTCTTTTTTATTTAGCGTAATAGCTGATTTATAACAAAAAAACCGGCAAAATAAAAGCAGGGAGATGGATTTTGCCGATAAATGGACTGACAGCAAGTAAAAAACAGGGGGGTGTCGCTAATTTTTTCAAGTTCAGGATTAAATGTTCGCGTTTTTTTTGAATAAAGGTTCATCAGAGGTGATAGTTTGATTAGCCATTTACCAATCTTTCTTTTTACATACTTTCATTGGTAAAAGCGACCTTTACATTTTTAAACCTCCATAATTATTTAAGCATGAAAAAAATATCCCTTATAGCTGTGATTAGTATTTTTATCGTTGCGATAACTAACAGCCACACAAAAGCACAAGCCACGCTAACCCAACAGGCGCTGGCGCCGGCTGCTCCCTGGGCGGATAGCCAACTTATTGAACCGGCAGCATTATCGGCTGAACTCAAAGCTCCCGGAACAAATGCGCCCATGATCTATAATATTGGCGCGGTAGAAGATATTAAAGGCGCCAGGCACATTGGCGCGGTAAGTAACGCTGAAAACTTCGGGAAGTTTAAAAAGGCGGTAGCCGCCCTTCCAAAAAATACCGTCATAATTATTTATTGCGGATGCTGCCCTTTTACCAAATGCCCCAATATCCGCCCTGCTTTTCTTGAATTAAAAAAAGAGGGCTTTACAAATATTAAGGTGCTGAACCTGCCCGTTAATTTGAAATCAGACTGGATCGCTAAAGGTTACCCTCTCGAAAGCAAATAAAAATGTCGCCGGCTTTATTTGCTGTATAAAACATAGGCGGAGGTGCTGGCAATGTCGATATTCCCGGCGGCAACTGTTTTAATCCCGGCCTCATTAATGGTGTTTTCGTCGGCCGCTATCGTCCATACGCCTCCTGGTAGCTTCAGGGCCTGGTTTGCTTTATTCCCGTTCAGTATAACCAGGATGTTTTTCCATTTATCGCCGTTGGCATGGTTGCTGATCTGGTAACAGATCAGGCCCGGAACACCTGTGTTCACAAATTTAAGGCGCTCATTGATCATCTTTGCAAACGGCATGCGGAAGGCGGGATGGTTTTTTCGTAAGGCGATCAGACCCTTATAATACGCAAAAACGGCTTTGTATTTCGTTTTTCGGCTCCAGTCAATCTGGTTGATGGAATCTGGTTTATTAAACGAATTGGCAACGCCCTGTTTGGTCCGCAATAATTCGGCGCCGGAGTGCAAAAAAGATATTCCCTGCGATGTAAGTACAACAGCGTTCGCTAATTTATCCATCTTTATCAATTCGGCTTCCGGGGCATTTGGATTGGATATTTTAAGCCTGTCGAATAAGGTGTTATCATCATGACAGGAAGCATAGGTGATGGTCT
This genomic window contains:
- a CDS encoding response regulator; this translates as MDIIVKKILIVEENPLMMEVMTYILINYGYEVFALSNGNEVFKFIKNNQPDLVILDDVLHGINGREICQLIKLNKTTSNLPVIMCSGDDYFDEDLTQKGCPDDVLHKPFDITSLVEMVAYQLAA
- a CDS encoding rhodanese-like domain-containing protein, coding for MKKISLIAVISIFIVAITNSHTKAQATLTQQALAPAAPWADSQLIEPAALSAELKAPGTNAPMIYNIGAVEDIKGARHIGAVSNAENFGKFKKAVAALPKNTVIIIYCGCCPFTKCPNIRPAFLELKKEGFTNIKVLNLPVNLKSDWIAKGYPLESK
- a CDS encoding TlpA disulfide reductase family protein; amino-acid sequence: MLFACTSTRIFSQQLIPFSISGKFNSDTVEGKMYLMYEIDGNGKMDSSFIKKGAFSFSGNIIHPEFAILAFNNRRADLFLSPKPMTALFKNSQLKEPEITSSQSDSEFREIEKSLLKINKRWQTVLDTLDVVSKRSLTSFQELRDWVLLPYFEECREAYLDFFARHRQSFVTAYYLSQNAIEMNQGVFPIDSLQAYYDRFAAPIKNSWYGKKISEELIRRRIAVPGTAAFDFTRADKNGQKLSLSSFRGKYVLLDFWGSWCVPCRKGNPHLKELYSRYKDKGFDIIGIAKDDHTKDAWLKAIRTDGLPWHHVLCDSLDVMYNITSYPTKILLDTKGTIIGRFGEEEAGLDKLLISIFN
- a CDS encoding sensor histidine kinase, with product MNYTSDFLDTLLFWINTQMENFENAIRQFPVKEIITKEKSHLSEQAAQKDIKLILNVPEDIIAWADPDSIRIVTRNLITNAIKFSRKQSIIAVSVKKDHQFITISVKDNGIGMSTEECNKLFKAKVDSHIGTNNESGTGMGLLFCKDLVEKCKGTIWVDSVRDVGTEFCFTIPMANV
- a CDS encoding LacI family DNA-binding transcriptional regulator, producing MDNINIKILAKKLNISTSTISRAFNGSPDINKDTKERILAFAKEHNFLPNHYASNLRDKKSRTLAVIVPEIANDFFAQAINGIEEIARKKGFYILLYRTDDVFEKEVSFINYLNNGKVDGIIMSVSGEANDHNYLRQLEQKNIPVVFFDRVYEDIEAAKVITNDYDSSFAATEHLIDTGCKRIAYLVVNKSISIGKVRMQGYIDALQKHGIPFNDELVIDCSNDEKVNYGILKKVLEELKPDGIFSSVERLAFATYYVCHDLNIDIPRDLKVISFSSLHIAPLLNPPLSTITQPAFELGSKAASLLFDELESKGLPIQKKQHVLKSKLYIRKSSGG
- a CDS encoding PAS domain-containing protein, whose product is MNDKNTCGYQIINNSPELLCLFDRQLNVIMASNGVEKLYGFEKQALRGKHISEWFHSDNAGLLRKAIYEGNSTVFDNDFGGKSGLGGTVSWSASWMPEEEVMFCTGRKINTETVAVESDTLHSLEKSIERFEYVTEATTDIIWDWNLETNEVYYSGNIKKSFGHTPGINSGDMRFFAQHVHPDDRERVVLYADPVKYGSMTHWTEKYRFRKANGEYAIVLDKGIVIRDEKGVGIRMIGAMQDITELTNHENQIARQNEKLKEHANKLNTLNTLKDRLIAILAHDLRGPLSSLRGIFDLFQDDNISTHEMLNLIPSVVKN